One Melospiza melodia melodia isolate bMelMel2 chromosome 1, bMelMel2.pri, whole genome shotgun sequence genomic window carries:
- the SPAG6 gene encoding sperm-associated antigen 6 produces MRWISPERRVCPVCPPSPGQVAQQRSGTRDASPGEHRVPPIRTGGAAAAPLPNVSGGGQAPVRPSDSSPPASAARDSAPRLWPGPVPALSPAPSRGAAPSLPVRSPPRCPGSSTARRCCAVLVLQTRHGGAPVSAELPVRPPPGASVGADPHTSEGSEQVTHVCGPGPGPGPVLGTAGRAQPPLVPSRPVPRARPERGARSPRGGAGPGAAGGRANVTAEAPPPPAPLPPGCRGDASLARKSPRARSPPGAAMSQRQVLQVFEQYQRARSQFAQAVADLAARPQSIDTLRSAGVVCLLRPLLLDVVPSIRQTTALALGRLADYDVEMAEAIVKAGILPQLICSLPEENRYYKKAAAFVLRAVAKHSPLLAQAVVQSGALEMLVICLEDFDPGVKEGASWGLGYIARHNPELSQAVVDAGAVPLLVLCIQEPEIALKRIAASTLSDISKHSPELAQTVVDAGAIAHLAQMIPNPDAKLKRQVLSALSQIAKHSVDLAELVVEAEIFPVVLTCLKDSDEYVKKNGATLIREIAKHTPELSQIIVNSGGVAAVIDCIGSSRGTVRLPGIMTLGYVAAHSENLSMAVIVSKGIPPLCLCLVEEHEDHIKAAAAWALGQIGRHTTEHARHVAVANVLPTLLDIFVDPRSSEDLRTKTKKALKNILQKCTYLPALEPLLHEAPPSIMKHIIGQFSKVLPHDNKARRLFVTTGGLKKVQEIKAEPGSLLQEYINTINNCYPEEIVRYYSPGYSEILLERVENYQPVL; encoded by the exons ATGCGCTGGATTTCGCCAGAGCGCCGAGTCTGTCCCGTCTGCCCGCCGAGCCCTGGGCAAGTTGCGCAGCAGCGGAGCGGGACAAGGGACGCGTCCCCGGGGGAGCACCGCGTCCCACCGATACGCAccggcggggcggccgcggcgccGCTCCCGAATGTCAGCGGGGGCGGACAGGCTCCGGTCCGGCCATCCGACAGCTCCCCGCCAGCCTCCGCTGCGCGGGACTCGGCGCCGCGGCTGTGGCCCGGACCCGTCCCTGCGCTGAGCCCGGCGCCGTCCCGCGGGGCTGCGCCTTCCCTGCCCGTCCGCAGCCCTCCCCGGTGCCCCGGGAGCAGCACTGCCCGCCG gtgctgtgctgtgcttgtGCTACAGACGCGACACGGCGGCGCTCCCGTCTCCGCGGAGCTGCCGGTCCGCCCGCCCCCGGGAGCCTCTGTAGGGGCCGATCCCCACACCAGCGAGGGCAGTGAGCAAGTGACACACGTgtgcgggccggggccggggccggggccggtgcTGGGCACAGCCGGCCGGGCACAGCCACCGCTCGTCCCGTCCCGTCCGGTCCCGCGGGCACGGCCCGAGCGCGGCGCGCGGAGCCCGCGGGGCGGAGCGGGACCGGGCGCGGCGGGGGGGCGCGCCAACGTCACTGccgaggccccgcccccgccggcTCCGCTTCCGCCCGGTTGCCGGGGAGACGCGTCCCTAGCGCGGAAATCCCCGCGGGCGCGGAGCCCGCCCGGCGCCGCCATGAGCCAGCGGCAGGTCCTGCAAG TGTTCGAGCAGTACCAGCGCGCCCGGTCGCAGTTCGCGCAGGCGGTGGCCGACCTCGCCGCCCGGCCGCAGAGCATCGACACTCTCCGGAGTGCAG GTGTGGTGTGTTTGCTGAGACCTCTTTTGCTGGATGTTGTCCCAAGTATTCGACAGACCACTGCCTTGGCTCTTGGGAGACTTGCTGATTATGATGTGGAGATGGCAGAGGCAATTGTGAAGGCAGGAATTCTTCCACAGCTCATATGTTCACTGCCTGAGGAGAAT CGTTACTACAAGAAAGCAGCTGCATTTGTGCTAAGAGCAGTTGCTAAACATTCTCCACTACTAGCTCAGGCAGTAGTTCAGTCTGGAgcactggaaatgctggtgaTTTGCTTGGAAGATTTTGACCCTGGAGTCAAAGAAGGTGCATCTTGGGGACTTGGATACATTGCCCGACACAATCCAG AACTGTCACAAGCTGTGGTGGATGCAGGCGCTGTTCCTCTTTTAGTGCTCTGTATCCAGGAGCCAGAAATTGCTTTGAAAAGGATTGCTGCTTCAACTCTCAGTGATATTTCAAAGCATTCTCCAGAGTTAGCACAGACAGTAGTGGATGCAGGAGCTATCGCTCACTTAGCTCAGATGATCCCGAACCCTGATGCTAAACTGAAg CGTCAGGTGCTTTCAGCTCTAAGCCAAATAGCAAAGCATTCAGTGGATCTTGCAGAGTTGGTGGTTGAAGCAGAAATTTTCCCAGTTGTGCTGACATGCCTGAAGGACTCGGATGAATATGTCAAGAAAAATGGTGCAACTTTAATTAGAGAGATAGCAAAGCATACGCCTGAG CTTTCCCAGATTATAGTAAATTCAGGTGGAGTTGCTGCAGTGATTGATTGTattggcagcagcagagggactGTCAGGCTGCCTGGCATCATGACACTCGGCTATGTGGCGGCTCACTCGGAGAACCTGTCAATGGCAGTGATTGTCTCCAAG GGGATACCACCACTGTGTCTCTGCCTGGTAGAAGAACATGAAGATCATATtaaggcagcagctgcctgggccttgGGACAGATTGGGAGGCACACTACCGAGCACGCCCGTCATGTGGCAGTGGCAAAcgtgctgcccacgctgctcgaTATCTTTGTGGACCCACGCAGCTCAGAAGATCTAAGAACAAAA ACTAAGAAAGCCTTAAAGAACATTCTTCAGAAATGCACGTATCTTCCAGCACTTGAACCACTGCTTCATGAGGCCCCTCCCAGTATTATGAAGCATATTATTGGGCAGTTTAGTA